The nucleotide window TCACCAGCACCGCGTCCGACCGCATGGACATGAGTTCGTCCGTACCGATCAATTCCCGTGTCGACTCAACCAGTGGGCAAGCGAGAACGAGGTAGTCGGAGCGCGCGAGGAGTTTGGGAAGCCCGTCCGGCGGGTACGCCTCATCAACGACATCCGGGGCCGTCTCTGGCGTGCGTTTTGTACCGAGCACTTTCATATCAAACCCTGATGCCAACTCCGCAACGCGCGTACCGATAGCGCCGACTCCGACGATACCGAGTGTCTTTCCGCGGAGTTCCCCCGCAGAGTATCGCTGCCAGATACCGTCACGCTCCTGCTGCCGAATTCCCTTGTGAATCCGGCGTTCGAAGACGAGCAGGTAACCGAGTACCTGCTCAGCGATCGGATTAGCAGCGACGCCAGCGGCGTTCGTCACCGCGATTCCTCGCTCTCCGAGCGATTCGAGGTCATAAGAGTCGACCCCGGAGTTGAGGGTCTGTATCCAGTCGGGAGCCGTCCCGGTAGGGAGTTCGTCGTTAACCGGGCGGATCGTCAAAATAACGTCCGCGTCACTGATTACCGTGCCGGATTCCTCGGCGGTCGTCGCCGTCTCGATCCGGCCCGTTGACGGGAGTACGGCATCTAGCTGGGAACGCACTCCGTCGACAAAATCGCCGCCGAAGACGGCCGAAACGCTATGGTGGAGCAACACGGTCGTCGCTTCGGTGTCAGTGGCTGCGTCGGTGCGTTCGTTCATATATCTCCGCTGCTGTCGTTCAAATCAACAAGTGTGTACACGGTCACATTCGGCGGGTTGA belongs to Halorubrum sp. DM2 and includes:
- a CDS encoding D-2-hydroxyacid dehydrogenase, with the protein product MNERTDAATDTEATTVLLHHSVSAVFGGDFVDGVRSQLDAVLPSTGRIETATTAEESGTVISDADVILTIRPVNDELPTGTAPDWIQTLNSGVDSYDLESLGERGIAVTNAAGVAANPIAEQVLGYLLVFERRIHKGIRQQERDGIWQRYSAGELRGKTLGIVGVGAIGTRVAELASGFDMKVLGTKRTPETAPDVVDEAYPPDGLPKLLARSDYLVLACPLVESTRELIGTDELMSMRSDAVLVNIARGEVVDQAALATALQQNRIRGAALDVFDEEPLPPASPLWDLPNAVVTPHMAGSTPKYADRIGTLFEENYRRYDDDELEELRNRVV